The Cyclobacteriaceae bacterium genome includes a region encoding these proteins:
- a CDS encoding TonB-dependent receptor — protein sequence MRQAFFTTLFSLITGIAFAQVGTIKGTIKDEKTGEPMIGANVVIEGTTTGGSTDIEGGFTIPKVKAGTYSIVISSISYSTKTVPNVVVYPDQTTVLNTSIAEDAKTLESVVVSGRRSTDTELSVMTELKASDLVAVGISSQQIKMSQDRDAAQVIRRMPGVTIIGNRFVNVRGLSERYSTVMINGVIAPSSEVDSKAFSFDLIPSNMLDRMLVYKSGSPELPGEFAGADISIYTKNVVEENSMSLSVSGSFRNNTTGQQVALSQEKGGTDWLGSDDGTRQLPGSFPTVNLRSLSFANSTEQNQLITATRSLPNTWGARNFTALPDLRVNFDFSRTMKLWGRKLDNITSISYAVTNQRLETEQNYWDTFSVANQSSTPRYKYNDVRFTQTNRVGLVSNFTFEINPSNRIEFRNFYNQQGQNQSTFRTGTENNIGFDAKNESFNYFGRNLYSGQLAGKHSVSNVVNFNWILGYNNTTADQPDYRRIRSQRLSGTDDPFTVVLPPTASSIEAGRFYSKLNEQTYSVVGNVEIKLNPSADENHQSKIITGYYVEQKDRTFNARWMSYKWLGTPDLTLQARPFDQIFTPQTLGTNFILEEGTNVGPGNYDRYDGHNQLFAGYVGIVTPFADKFRLSAGLRVEDNLQQIDVYNDKGARIRLVDNDVLVPMPFLNLSYNVTEKMMLRLAYSKTVNRPVFRELAPFNYYDFDRNADIFGNKDLKTAKIDNIDLSWELYPTKQEKISLGVFYKNFVDPIEQYLAAGSNLRYGYTNANQATNYGIEAEVRKSLENVSSAFLSKLTFVFNGALIKSNIDLPAALDNLDRSRAMQGQSPYVVNASAYYNNIEKGLQVSIQYNVFGKRIFAVGDKLGNATQYEMPRNQIDLTVTKQLSDRLELKFGIQDILNQRYQLLQDSQLPDGSSSGVMETIQSYRFGQYTTLGVVWKLY from the coding sequence ATGCGTCAGGCCTTTTTCACAACACTTTTTTCACTTATCACAGGTATAGCTTTTGCCCAGGTTGGTACTATTAAAGGTACTATCAAGGACGAAAAAACCGGTGAGCCAATGATTGGGGCTAACGTCGTTATTGAAGGAACGACAACGGGTGGTTCAACCGATATTGAGGGTGGGTTCACCATTCCAAAAGTAAAAGCCGGTACTTATTCTATTGTCATATCATCTATTTCATATTCTACCAAGACCGTTCCGAATGTTGTAGTGTATCCAGACCAAACAACGGTTCTTAATACTTCTATTGCAGAAGACGCAAAGACACTTGAATCAGTCGTGGTTTCAGGAAGAAGATCAACTGACACTGAACTATCGGTGATGACAGAACTAAAAGCTTCAGATCTGGTTGCTGTGGGAATTTCTTCTCAGCAAATAAAAATGTCTCAGGATCGTGATGCTGCACAAGTCATTCGCAGAATGCCAGGGGTTACGATTATAGGCAATCGCTTCGTTAACGTCAGAGGATTAAGCGAACGATACAGCACCGTTATGATCAATGGTGTGATTGCACCAAGTTCTGAAGTTGATTCAAAAGCTTTTTCATTTGATCTGATTCCAAGCAATATGCTGGATCGTATGCTGGTTTATAAATCAGGTTCTCCGGAATTACCGGGAGAATTTGCTGGCGCAGATATCAGCATCTACACCAAAAATGTAGTGGAAGAAAACTCTATGTCACTTTCTGTTTCCGGGAGCTTTAGAAATAATACAACAGGTCAGCAGGTGGCATTAAGTCAGGAAAAAGGAGGTACCGATTGGTTGGGTTCTGATGATGGAACGCGTCAATTGCCAGGTTCTTTTCCGACAGTAAATCTCAGATCCCTGTCTTTTGCAAATTCGACAGAGCAGAATCAACTGATCACAGCAACCAGAAGCCTTCCGAATACATGGGGTGCAAGAAACTTCACGGCTTTACCTGATCTGCGTGTGAATTTTGATTTCTCCAGAACAATGAAATTATGGGGCCGTAAGCTGGACAACATTACTTCTATCAGCTATGCAGTAACCAATCAGCGACTTGAAACAGAACAGAATTACTGGGACACATTCTCCGTGGCTAATCAAAGCAGCACTCCGCGCTATAAGTACAATGATGTAAGATTTACTCAAACCAACAGAGTAGGACTTGTTAGCAATTTTACTTTTGAAATAAATCCAAGCAACAGAATTGAATTCAGAAATTTCTATAATCAGCAAGGTCAGAATCAATCAACTTTCCGTACAGGAACAGAGAACAACATCGGGTTTGATGCTAAGAATGAATCATTCAATTATTTCGGAAGAAACCTTTACTCAGGACAACTGGCAGGTAAGCACAGTGTATCCAATGTGGTAAACTTCAACTGGATATTGGGCTACAACAACACAACAGCAGATCAGCCGGACTATAGAAGAATCAGGTCTCAAAGATTATCAGGAACTGATGATCCGTTTACAGTGGTATTGCCACCGACAGCAAGTTCAATTGAAGCAGGAAGATTCTATTCAAAGTTGAATGAGCAGACCTACTCAGTTGTAGGAAATGTTGAGATAAAACTGAATCCAAGTGCTGATGAGAATCATCAATCAAAGATCATCACTGGATATTATGTTGAGCAAAAAGACAGAACTTTTAATGCACGATGGATGTCTTACAAATGGCTTGGCACTCCTGACCTGACATTGCAGGCGCGTCCTTTCGATCAGATCTTCACTCCGCAAACACTTGGAACCAATTTTATCCTGGAGGAGGGAACGAACGTCGGTCCTGGCAACTATGATCGTTATGACGGACATAATCAGTTATTCGCTGGATATGTTGGGATCGTAACTCCTTTTGCAGATAAATTCAGATTATCTGCAGGACTTCGTGTAGAAGATAACTTGCAGCAGATCGATGTTTACAATGATAAGGGAGCAAGAATCAGACTTGTAGACAATGATGTCCTGGTTCCAATGCCTTTCCTGAATCTTTCTTACAACGTAACAGAAAAGATGATGCTTCGTCTGGCTTACAGTAAGACAGTAAACAGACCTGTATTCAGAGAATTGGCGCCCTTCAATTATTACGACTTTGACAGAAACGCTGATATCTTCGGTAACAAGGATTTGAAAACAGCAAAGATTGATAACATTGATCTTAGTTGGGAATTGTATCCAACCAAACAGGAAAAGATTTCATTAGGAGTATTCTATAAAAACTTTGTAGATCCGATTGAACAATATTTAGCTGCAGGTTCTAACCTTCGTTACGGATACACCAATGCTAATCAGGCAACCAATTATGGAATAGAAGCGGAGGTTCGTAAATCCCTTGAAAATGTATCATCGGCTTTCCTTAGCAAATTGACATTCGTGTTTAATGGAGCATTGATAAAAAGTAATATCGATTTACCTGCTGCTCTTGACAATCTTGATCGCAGCCGGGCAATGCAGGGACAATCCCCTTATGTTGTGAACGCAAGTGCTTATTACAACAACATTGAAAAGGGCCTACAGGTAAGTATTCAATACAACGTGTTTGGCAAGAGAATCTTCGCGGTAGGTGATAAGCTTGGAAACGCTACTCAATATGAAATGCCAAGAAATCAAATCGATCTTACAGTTACCAAGCAACTCTCAGATCGTTTGGAATTGAAATTTGGAATTCAGGATATACTTAATCAGCGATATCAGCTTTTACAGGATTCACAATTACCTGATGGATCATCCAGTGGTGTAATGGAGACAATTCAAAGCTATCGTTTTGGTCAATACACAACACTTGGTGTGGTTTGGAAACTATATTAA
- a CDS encoding creatininase family protein: MEPRPYILADISWKTVKDASYDLAILPWGATEAHNYHLPYGTDIIEAERIAAESAKIAWEQGAKIIVLPVIPFGVNTGQYDVMLDMNMNPSTQLAVLRDVVEVLDRHKIYKLIILNSHGGNDFKTMIRELGLKFPSMFLCQCNWFQAVDQKEFFEHKDDHAGEMETSVMMHLTPELVLPLSQAGDGTAKKFRFSAILEGWAWAERKWTQVTKDTGVGDPRKASADKGERYVKAVTQKVSHFFLEVSRTAQNDLYR; the protein is encoded by the coding sequence ATGGAACCACGTCCCTATATTCTTGCCGATATAAGTTGGAAGACAGTTAAAGATGCAAGCTATGATCTGGCGATTCTTCCGTGGGGTGCTACCGAAGCTCACAATTATCATTTACCATATGGAACTGACATCATTGAAGCGGAAAGAATAGCGGCAGAATCAGCGAAGATCGCCTGGGAGCAAGGAGCAAAAATCATTGTACTGCCGGTTATACCGTTTGGCGTAAACACAGGTCAGTATGATGTCATGCTGGACATGAACATGAATCCAAGTACACAACTGGCTGTCCTTCGCGATGTAGTGGAGGTACTTGATCGTCATAAGATTTATAAACTTATTATTCTGAATAGTCATGGTGGAAATGACTTCAAGACAATGATTCGTGAGCTTGGATTAAAATTCCCTTCTATGTTCTTATGCCAATGCAATTGGTTTCAGGCTGTTGATCAGAAGGAATTCTTTGAACACAAGGATGATCATGCTGGTGAAATGGAGACAAGTGTTATGATGCATCTTACGCCTGAATTGGTACTTCCGTTATCACAAGCAGGGGATGGAACTGCAAAGAAGTTTCGATTCTCTGCTATTCTGGAAGGCTGGGCATGGGCCGAGCGTAAATGGACTCAGGTTACAAAAGATACTGGTGTTGGCGATCCGCGTAAAGCTTCTGCTGACAAAGGTGAGCGATATGTAAAAGCAGTTACACAAAAAGTCTCTCACTTTTTCTTGGAAGTATCCAGGACTGCTCAAAATGATTTGTATCGATAA
- a CDS encoding TIGR00730 family Rossman fold protein has translation MATKKKKGGEDLMKAALEEEHRIRKAFKDKDWAEIKSSDSWVIFKVMSEFVEGFEKLAKIGPCVTIFGSARVKAGHPYYKTAEDIAYKLVHHGYGVVTGGGPGIMEAGNKGAHRAGGKSVGLNIYLPHEQKGNPYIDPDKLITFDYFFVRKVMFVKYSQGFIVMPGGFGTLDELTEALTLIQTKKIGRFPIVLVGRKFWSLWVDWVKKVLVKEAMVHPDDLNLFNIVDTPEDAVKVIDEFYAKYLLSPNF, from the coding sequence ATGGCAACTAAAAAAAAGAAGGGCGGAGAAGACCTCATGAAGGCTGCATTGGAAGAAGAACATCGCATCCGCAAGGCATTTAAAGACAAAGACTGGGCGGAGATAAAGAGTTCTGACTCATGGGTGATTTTTAAAGTCATGAGTGAGTTTGTTGAAGGCTTTGAAAAGCTCGCTAAAATTGGTCCTTGCGTTACCATCTTTGGATCAGCACGCGTGAAAGCCGGCCATCCTTATTATAAGACTGCAGAAGATATCGCATACAAACTTGTTCATCACGGATATGGCGTTGTTACAGGTGGTGGACCAGGAATCATGGAAGCGGGAAACAAAGGAGCTCATCGTGCAGGTGGTAAGTCGGTAGGATTGAACATTTATTTACCACATGAACAAAAGGGTAATCCCTACATCGATCCTGATAAGCTCATCACCTTTGATTACTTTTTTGTTCGCAAGGTCATGTTCGTAAAATATTCACAGGGATTCATCGTAATGCCAGGAGGTTTTGGAACATTAGATGAACTGACGGAAGCACTTACCCTTATTCAAACCAAAAAGATTGGACGCTTCCCGATTGTTTTGGTGGGAAGAAAATTCTGGAGTCTATGGGTAGATTGGGTTAAGAAAGTGCTTGTCAAAGAAGCCATGGTGCACCCAGACGATTTAAATCTGTTCAATATCGTTGATACTCCTGAAGATGCAGTCAAAGTAATTGATGAATTCTACGCAAAGTATTTATTGTCGCCTAACTTTTAA
- a CDS encoding family 43 glycosylhydrolase has product MFSCFYSILLLLIITGCGEKKTDQQTDWAILPFEKVDSVNPVLNPGTSVFNCPILGKSVKWDEKDVFNPAAVVRDGKIFLLFRAEDIVGKYAGTSRIGLAVSEDGLHFTKMPDPVLFPDNDSLKIYEWEGGVEDPRIIESEDGTYFLTYTAYDGNLARLLIASSKDLVHWTKHGLVFPGKYKDTWSKSGAIVGKQMGEKIIAQKINGKYWMYWGDTDLFLASSDDLIHWTAEETSDGKLKSVLKPRKGYFDSRLVESGPYALIREKGIVLLYNGMNLEKDDWDPALGAGAYCSGQALFDLNDPSKLIDRLEKNFLKPDKPYEISGQVNQVCFIEGMVPFKGKWFLYYGTADSKIAVAVSGI; this is encoded by the coding sequence ATGTTTAGCTGTTTTTACAGCATTCTCCTTCTATTGATCATCACAGGTTGCGGCGAAAAGAAAACAGATCAACAGACCGATTGGGCAATCCTTCCTTTTGAAAAGGTAGATAGTGTTAATCCTGTTCTTAATCCTGGAACCAGTGTATTTAATTGTCCCATACTTGGAAAAAGTGTGAAATGGGATGAGAAAGATGTTTTCAATCCTGCAGCGGTTGTTCGTGATGGAAAGATTTTTCTTCTCTTTCGCGCTGAAGACATCGTTGGCAAATATGCAGGCACCTCCCGCATAGGACTTGCAGTAAGCGAGGATGGATTGCACTTCACAAAAATGCCAGATCCGGTTCTCTTTCCGGATAACGATTCACTGAAGATATATGAATGGGAAGGTGGAGTCGAAGATCCAAGAATTATAGAAAGCGAAGACGGAACCTACTTTCTTACATACACAGCCTATGATGGAAATCTTGCAAGGCTTTTAATCGCATCTTCAAAAGATCTTGTTCATTGGACAAAACATGGATTGGTGTTTCCGGGAAAATACAAAGACACCTGGAGTAAATCCGGAGCTATTGTAGGGAAACAAATGGGTGAAAAGATCATTGCTCAAAAAATCAATGGAAAGTACTGGATGTATTGGGGCGATACCGATCTGTTCCTTGCATCATCAGATGATCTCATTCACTGGACTGCTGAAGAAACTTCTGATGGAAAATTGAAATCAGTTTTAAAACCACGCAAAGGTTATTTCGATAGCAGACTTGTAGAAAGCGGACCTTATGCCCTTATCCGTGAAAAGGGAATTGTACTTCTTTACAATGGTATGAATCTTGAAAAAGATGATTGGGATCCGGCTCTTGGTGCGGGTGCTTATTGTTCAGGGCAGGCACTCTTTGATCTCAATGATCCATCAAAACTGATTGATCGTCTTGAAAAGAATTTCCTTAAACCGGACAAGCCTTATGAGATATCCGGTCAGGTCAATCAGGTTTGCTTTATTGAAGGTATGGTTCCATTCAAAGGAAAATGGTTTTTGTATTACGGCACAGCCGATTCAAAAATTGCCGTTGCTGTTTCAGGAATATAA
- a CDS encoding TIGR01777 family protein encodes MATSILITGASGLVGSRLTELFLQKGYQVAHLGREKKSGSVPSFVWDVKKGKLDPAALAGVDTIIHLAGAGVADKRWSEERKKEILESRTLSSALLYNTLKNEKHSVKTFISASAIGIYGFGLDDNIVATEESEYGTDFLSTVVVRWEKEVDNITSLGIRVSKIRIGIVLSEKGGALTEMARPVKLFVGSPLGSGRQILSWIHMDDLCGIFLKAVEDGAMVGAYNAVAPHPVSNREMTKAIAKILHKPLWAPAVPGFVLHIVIGEMAVIVINGRNVSADKIQRAGYQFRFTELETALKDLYS; translated from the coding sequence TTGGCAACTTCAATTTTAATTACGGGAGCTTCAGGATTAGTAGGCAGCCGCTTGACAGAACTTTTTCTGCAAAAGGGATACCAGGTTGCTCACCTTGGCAGAGAGAAAAAATCGGGCAGTGTACCTTCATTTGTTTGGGATGTCAAAAAGGGCAAACTGGATCCGGCCGCACTTGCTGGCGTTGATACGATCATTCACCTGGCGGGTGCTGGCGTAGCGGATAAGCGCTGGTCAGAAGAAAGAAAAAAAGAAATACTTGAAAGCAGAACACTCTCTTCTGCCTTATTGTACAATACATTGAAGAACGAGAAGCACTCTGTAAAGACGTTTATCTCAGCATCAGCCATTGGCATTTATGGGTTTGGACTCGATGACAATATTGTTGCAACGGAAGAGAGTGAGTATGGAACAGATTTTCTCTCTACTGTCGTCGTGCGATGGGAGAAGGAAGTAGACAATATTACTTCCTTAGGAATTCGGGTTTCAAAGATCAGGATTGGAATTGTTCTTAGCGAAAAGGGAGGAGCCTTGACGGAAATGGCAAGGCCTGTAAAATTATTTGTCGGCTCACCCCTTGGATCAGGGCGTCAGATACTAAGCTGGATACACATGGACGACCTGTGCGGGATTTTTTTAAAGGCAGTAGAAGATGGAGCAATGGTTGGAGCATATAATGCTGTTGCTCCTCATCCAGTAAGTAATCGTGAAATGACCAAAGCTATTGCCAAAATTCTACATAAACCTTTGTGGGCACCAGCGGTACCAGGATTTGTCCTTCACATTGTTATTGGTGAGATGGCAGTGATTGTAATAAACGGCAGAAATGTTTCGGCAGATAAAATTCAGCGTGCAGGATATCAGTTCAGGTTCACTGAACTGGAGACTGCATTGAAAGATTTATATTCCTGA
- a CDS encoding MoxR family ATPase, with protein MAIESTTEQQQEHRRKISQVYTEVAKVVVGQEYMVNRLLIGLFTNGHVLLEGVPGLAKTLTISTVARVLHLDFQRIQFTPDLLPSDLVGTMIYNQKDGKFEVKKGPIFANIILADEINRSPAKVQSALLEAMQEKTVTIGETTFTLDKPFLVLATQNPVENEGTYPLPEAQVDRFMMKVFVDYPTKEQELEIMRRISNLQYDYTVNQVLTKDDIFSIRNEVNKIKISESLERYIIELISATRNAKEYKLENEAQYIQFGASPRASINLNLASKAAAYLEGRDYVLPEDIKEVARDVLNHRIILNYEAEADNVKTIDIIKAILNKVPINK; from the coding sequence ATGGCAATCGAATCAACGACTGAACAACAACAGGAACACCGCCGCAAAATCAGCCAGGTTTACACCGAAGTGGCCAAAGTGGTAGTAGGTCAGGAATATATGGTGAATCGCCTTTTGATAGGCCTTTTCACCAATGGACACGTTTTGCTTGAAGGCGTTCCGGGACTTGCAAAAACGCTTACCATCTCTACTGTTGCCAGAGTATTGCATCTGGATTTTCAACGCATCCAGTTCACTCCTGATCTTTTACCATCTGACCTTGTAGGAACGATGATCTACAATCAGAAGGACGGAAAGTTTGAAGTAAAAAAAGGCCCGATCTTCGCAAACATTATTCTTGCAGATGAGATCAATCGCTCACCTGCAAAAGTTCAGTCAGCTCTCCTGGAAGCCATGCAGGAAAAAACGGTGACTATTGGTGAGACAACCTTTACCCTTGATAAACCATTCCTTGTATTGGCCACTCAAAATCCTGTGGAAAATGAAGGAACCTATCCTCTTCCTGAAGCTCAGGTTGACCGATTTATGATGAAGGTTTTCGTTGATTATCCTACCAAAGAGCAGGAGTTGGAGATCATGAGGAGAATATCAAATCTTCAATATGACTACACAGTTAATCAAGTACTCACGAAGGATGATATCTTTTCTATCCGTAATGAAGTGAACAAAATAAAGATCTCCGAATCACTTGAACGGTATATCATTGAATTGATTTCTGCCACTCGCAATGCAAAAGAATATAAGCTGGAAAATGAAGCGCAGTATATTCAATTTGGGGCATCACCTCGTGCCAGTATCAATCTGAATCTTGCATCAAAGGCAGCAGCTTATCTTGAAGGAAGGGACTACGTATTGCCGGAAGATATTAAGGAAGTGGCTCGCGATGTCCTCAATCACCGCATCATCCTGAATTATGAAGCGGAAGCAGATAATGTTAAGACGATCGATATCATCAAAGCCATCCTCAACAAGGTCCCGATCAACAAATAA
- a CDS encoding lytic transglycosylase domain-containing protein → MKDLSSYISIATFVILLGYITYSGMNEPSEKDSFSDDGVALEDVGESQQLMAVSIDVPKKFSFAEEDVPLSDPDVRERFDKELQINTYLHSNTLFLIKRANRWLPQIDSVLEKNGIPGDFKYLPLIESALLNDISPKEAVGFWQILKTSGREFGLEITNEVDERYDPIKATVAACKYLNQAKRKLGTWTLAAASYNRGMTGIGKSLENQHVSSYYDLYLNDETSRYVFRILAIKEIIEHPSRYGFKPDVSHLYKREKVRYITVTESIKDLIAFSQKNGINYKLLKRHNPWLREENLPVKKGKSYRIAIPINS, encoded by the coding sequence ATGAAGGACCTTTCTTCCTACATATCCATTGCAACGTTTGTTATACTTCTTGGATACATTACTTATTCAGGAATGAACGAACCATCGGAGAAGGATTCTTTCTCCGATGATGGTGTTGCCCTCGAGGATGTTGGTGAGTCTCAGCAATTGATGGCGGTGTCCATCGATGTTCCAAAGAAATTTTCGTTTGCAGAAGAAGATGTTCCGTTATCAGATCCTGATGTACGCGAACGCTTTGACAAGGAACTTCAGATCAATACCTATCTCCATAGCAACACATTGTTCCTCATAAAACGAGCCAATCGATGGCTGCCTCAAATTGATTCCGTACTTGAAAAGAATGGAATACCAGGAGATTTTAAATACCTGCCGCTCATTGAATCAGCATTGCTGAATGACATTTCCCCAAAGGAAGCGGTTGGATTCTGGCAGATATTAAAAACTTCGGGAAGAGAATTCGGACTCGAAATCACTAATGAAGTGGATGAGCGCTATGATCCTATCAAGGCTACTGTCGCTGCCTGTAAATATTTGAATCAGGCAAAACGGAAGCTTGGAACGTGGACGCTTGCAGCAGCTTCCTATAACAGAGGCATGACAGGTATTGGTAAGTCACTCGAAAATCAACATGTCTCTTCCTATTATGATCTTTATTTGAATGATGAGACGTCAAGATATGTGTTCAGAATCCTCGCCATCAAGGAAATCATTGAGCACCCGTCCAGGTATGGATTTAAGCCAGATGTCAGTCATCTCTATAAACGAGAGAAAGTTCGATATATCACGGTGACGGAATCAATCAAGGACCTAATAGCCTTTTCTCAGAAAAACGGAATTAACTACAAGCTTCTCAAAAGACACAATCCGTGGCTGAGAGAAGAAAATTTACCTGTTAAAAAAGGAAAAAGTTATCGCATAGCAATTCCGATTAACTCTTAA
- a CDS encoding gamma-glutamyltransferase family protein, giving the protein MKKIIIFLLSVLSSSAWSQSFNNFPVTTQKPPLHGKHWMAITGKPLAATAGATIFIKGGNAVDASCAMLAATATMWDVLSWGGETQALIYNPKTKKVIAINAMGVAPTGATADFFKSKGMKYPPEFGPLAATTPGTPGGLMTMLAEYGVLSLKEVLAPAMQLAEGYPIEAQTANSIERGKAEIKKWPYSKKVFLPHLGSTREAPDAGEIFVQKDLLATLQKLVETEQQALKKGKTRKEAIYAAYDRFYKGDIAKEIVRGSQEQGGLFTEADLANWKVKIEEPTMTTYRGIEVYKMQQWTQGPALLQTLNILENFDLKGMGYNSTKYIHTLYQAMNLAFADRDFYYGDPAFAKDQQPMKGLLSKEYAKERMKLINWEMNDPKIGPGDPYSFEGKQNPFLEVLKKWGTDQASLHQFNSPLSEKYLEDFAAGTTSVEAADKEGWVVSITPSGGWVPACIAGNTGVGMSQRMQSFVLDAKESPFNVVEPGKRPRVTLTPSLALKDGKPFLSFAKQAGDEQDQLLLQFFLNIVEFGMTVQESTEAPSFKTLQMYSSFGNHEKAAGGLTLNSVMPAWTRKDLTRMGYKLTYQDRTSGPINAIYFDWAHGSFWGGSSNHGEDYGIGW; this is encoded by the coding sequence ATGAAAAAGATTATCATTTTCTTACTCTCCGTTTTATCTTCCTCAGCATGGAGTCAATCATTCAATAATTTTCCAGTTACTACACAAAAGCCTCCTTTGCATGGGAAGCATTGGATGGCCATTACTGGCAAACCATTGGCAGCAACAGCAGGCGCAACGATTTTTATTAAGGGAGGCAACGCAGTAGACGCATCGTGCGCTATGCTTGCGGCCACTGCAACGATGTGGGATGTATTAAGCTGGGGTGGAGAAACTCAGGCACTCATCTATAATCCAAAAACAAAAAAAGTAATTGCTATCAATGCAATGGGTGTTGCCCCGACTGGTGCGACTGCAGATTTTTTTAAAAGTAAAGGGATGAAATATCCTCCTGAGTTTGGTCCTCTTGCAGCAACAACTCCTGGAACACCTGGTGGTTTGATGACCATGCTTGCTGAATATGGAGTCTTAAGTCTTAAAGAAGTATTGGCGCCTGCTATGCAACTTGCAGAAGGATATCCCATCGAAGCACAGACTGCAAACTCTATTGAAAGAGGCAAAGCAGAAATCAAGAAGTGGCCTTATTCTAAAAAAGTTTTTTTACCTCATCTCGGGTCAACGAGAGAAGCTCCTGATGCCGGAGAAATTTTTGTTCAAAAAGATCTGCTCGCCACGCTTCAAAAACTTGTCGAAACTGAACAGCAGGCATTAAAAAAAGGCAAAACTCGTAAAGAAGCTATTTATGCGGCTTATGATCGCTTTTATAAAGGTGACATAGCTAAAGAAATTGTGCGGGGTTCGCAGGAACAAGGTGGACTATTCACAGAAGCGGATCTTGCCAACTGGAAAGTAAAAATTGAAGAACCAACGATGACCACTTACCGCGGCATTGAAGTTTATAAAATGCAGCAATGGACTCAAGGGCCTGCGCTGTTGCAAACTCTTAACATCCTTGAGAACTTCGACCTCAAGGGCATGGGTTATAACTCAACCAAATACATTCACACCCTATATCAGGCAATGAATCTCGCTTTTGCGGATCGCGATTTCTATTATGGAGATCCGGCCTTTGCAAAGGATCAGCAGCCTATGAAGGGTTTGCTGTCGAAAGAATATGCAAAGGAAAGAATGAAGCTTATAAATTGGGAAATGAATGATCCGAAAATTGGTCCTGGTGATCCTTATTCTTTTGAAGGAAAACAAAATCCATTTTTAGAGGTATTGAAAAAATGGGGTACGGATCAGGCATCCCTGCATCAATTCAATAGTCCACTGAGTGAGAAGTATCTCGAAGATTTTGCTGCAGGGACAACTTCTGTTGAAGCAGCTGATAAAGAAGGTTGGGTTGTCTCCATTACACCCAGTGGTGGTTGGGTACCCGCATGCATTGCCGGAAATACCGGAGTTGGAATGAGCCAACGCATGCAATCATTTGTTCTGGATGCAAAGGAAAGTCCTTTCAATGTTGTTGAGCCTGGTAAAAGACCGCGTGTAACATTGACACCGAGTCTTGCATTAAAAGACGGGAAACCTTTTCTGTCATTTGCCAAACAGGCCGGTGATGAACAGGATCAACTACTACTTCAATTCTTTTTAAATATTGTTGAATTCGGAATGACTGTTCAGGAATCCACAGAAGCTCCGAGTTTCAAAACATTGCAGATGTATTCAAGCTTTGGGAATCATGAGAAGGCGGCGGGAGGCTTAACACTTAACAGCGTGATGCCCGCATGGACAAGAAAAGATCTTACCCGAATGGGTTATAAATTAACTTATCAGGATCGCACCAGCGGACCGATCAATGCAATCTATTTTGATTGGGCTCACGGCAGCTTCTGGGGAGGAAGCAGCAATCACGGAGAGGACTATGGAATTGGATGGTAA